In one Natronosalvus amylolyticus genomic region, the following are encoded:
- the mdh gene encoding malate dehydrogenase, which yields MTKVSVIGAAGTVGAAAGYNIALRGIADELVFVDIPDMEDTTVGQAADVNHGAAYDSNTVIRQGDYSATEGSDVVVITAGIPRKPGQTRIDLAGDNAPIMEDIGSSLAEYNDDFVTITTSNPVDLLNRHLYEVGDRAREQVIGFGGRLDSARFRYVLSQRFDAPVQNVEATILGEHGDAQVPVFSKVRVDGQDLTFDDDEREEILNELQTSAMNVIEKKGATEWGPATGVAHMVEAVIRDTGEVLPASVKLEGEFGHEDTAFGVPAKLGANGVEEVVEWDLSEYERNQLGEAAEKLTEQYEKIA from the coding sequence ATGACGAAAGTTAGCGTGATCGGCGCGGCTGGCACTGTCGGTGCGGCAGCGGGGTACAACATCGCACTGCGCGGGATTGCAGACGAACTCGTCTTCGTCGACATTCCGGACATGGAAGACACCACGGTCGGGCAAGCGGCGGACGTCAACCACGGCGCGGCCTACGACTCGAACACCGTGATCCGCCAGGGCGACTACTCGGCGACCGAAGGCTCCGACGTGGTCGTCATCACGGCCGGTATTCCCCGCAAACCCGGCCAGACGCGTATCGACCTCGCCGGTGACAACGCCCCCATCATGGAAGACATCGGCTCCTCGCTGGCGGAGTACAACGACGATTTCGTCACCATCACGACCTCGAACCCCGTCGACCTGCTGAACCGTCACCTCTACGAGGTCGGCGACCGCGCTCGAGAGCAAGTCATCGGCTTCGGTGGCCGACTCGACTCCGCGCGCTTCCGGTACGTGCTCTCCCAGCGCTTTGACGCCCCCGTTCAGAACGTCGAGGCGACGATTCTCGGCGAACACGGCGACGCACAGGTACCCGTCTTCTCGAAAGTGCGCGTCGACGGCCAGGACCTCACCTTCGACGACGACGAACGCGAGGAAATTCTGAACGAACTCCAGACCAGCGCGATGAACGTCATCGAGAAGAAAGGCGCGACAGAGTGGGGGCCAGCCACTGGCGTCGCCCACATGGTCGAAGCCGTCATCCGCGACACCGGCGAAGTCCTCCCCGCCAGCGTGAAACTCGAGGGCGAGTTCGGCCACGAGGACACCGCGTTCGGTGTCCCGGCCAAACTCGGTGCCAACGGCGTCGAGGAGGTCGTCGAGTGGGACCTCTCGGAGTACGAGCGCAACCAGCTCGGCGAAGCCGCCGAAAAGCTGACCGAGCAGTACGAGAAAATCGCCTGA
- a CDS encoding ferredoxin codes for MKVEFDEDTCIGMYQCVVEWSEFEKDKSAGKAVLLESEEAEDGVFVREVPEGDELDAKFAARTCPVDAITIYDDEGEQLIP; via the coding sequence ATGAAAGTCGAATTTGACGAAGATACCTGCATCGGTATGTACCAGTGTGTCGTCGAGTGGAGCGAGTTCGAGAAGGATAAGTCGGCGGGGAAGGCGGTGTTGCTCGAGTCCGAAGAAGCCGAAGACGGCGTGTTCGTCCGTGAGGTCCCCGAAGGAGACGAACTGGATGCGAAGTTCGCGGCCCGGACCTGTCCGGTCGATGCGATCACGATTTACGACGACGAGGGCGAGCAGTTGATCCCCTGA
- a CDS encoding inorganic phosphate transporter, translated as MSTVGFGLLLGVAILTCFSMAWVLGANSNSPPFAPAIGANAISTMQAAFVIGLLAAAGALMQGGAISETVGQDLIDNADIDALAATAGLLTAAGFMAVGIYTRYPIPAAFATTGAMVGVGLSLGGDPAMATYQRLGLFWLMVPFMSGGLAYTTAIMLRRDDVPETIGVPLLAGLVGMIIANIRLGVIPTPAGDQGTVAEFVSWQLGSPLPVASNYDIVMVLVTIAFGLGSFYWVRTQIQASIEGGIRSFLLVLGGIVAFSSGGSQVGLATGPLDNLFRVQLGLPAITLLALGASGILAGAWMAAPRLLQATSREYAQLGVRRSIAALVPGFVIAQLAIALGIPISLNNIILSGVIGSGLAAGSGGVSKGKILFTVGFWLFTLFSSVAVGFGVYRVFAFVVGG; from the coding sequence ATGTCGACAGTCGGGTTCGGGCTGTTGCTCGGGGTCGCAATACTCACCTGTTTTTCCATGGCGTGGGTGCTCGGGGCGAACAGCAACTCGCCGCCGTTTGCTCCCGCAATCGGGGCGAACGCCATCTCGACCATGCAAGCCGCGTTCGTCATCGGGCTGCTCGCTGCCGCGGGCGCGCTCATGCAGGGCGGCGCCATCTCCGAAACGGTCGGCCAGGACCTGATCGACAACGCCGACATCGACGCCCTCGCCGCCACCGCCGGCCTGCTGACGGCCGCCGGCTTCATGGCCGTCGGCATCTACACCCGCTATCCCATCCCTGCCGCGTTCGCGACGACGGGCGCGATGGTGGGGGTCGGCCTCTCGCTCGGCGGCGACCCCGCGATGGCGACCTACCAGCGGTTGGGGCTCTTCTGGCTCATGGTTCCGTTCATGTCCGGCGGCCTCGCCTACACGACGGCGATCATGCTTCGTCGGGATGACGTACCAGAAACCATCGGGGTTCCCCTGCTCGCGGGGCTGGTCGGAATGATCATCGCGAACATTCGTCTCGGCGTGATTCCCACACCGGCCGGCGACCAGGGAACCGTCGCCGAATTCGTCTCCTGGCAACTGGGGTCGCCCCTGCCGGTCGCGTCCAACTACGATATCGTGATGGTGCTGGTCACCATCGCCTTCGGCCTCGGCAGCTTCTACTGGGTTCGGACGCAAATTCAGGCCTCTATCGAGGGGGGTATCCGCTCGTTCCTGCTCGTGCTGGGCGGCATCGTCGCGTTCTCCTCCGGCGGCTCGCAGGTCGGCCTCGCAACGGGACCGCTCGACAACCTCTTTCGCGTCCAGCTCGGCCTCCCGGCGATCACCCTGCTCGCCCTGGGTGCCAGCGGGATTCTCGCCGGCGCGTGGATGGCCGCCCCGCGACTCCTGCAGGCGACCTCTCGAGAGTACGCCCAACTCGGCGTTCGCCGCTCCATCGCCGCGCTCGTCCCCGGTTTCGTCATCGCCCAGCTAGCGATCGCCCTGGGCATTCCCATCTCGCTCAACAACATCATCCTCTCGGGAGTCATCGGCAGCGGCCTCGCTGCTGGCTCCGGCGGCGTCTCGAAAGGGAAGATACTCTTCACCGTCGGCTTCTGGCTATTTACGCTGTTCTCGTCGGTCGCCGTCGGCTTCGGCGTCTACCGCGTCTTCGCGTTCG